From a region of the Besnoitia besnoiti strain Bb-Ger1 chromosome I, whole genome shotgun sequence genome:
- a CDS encoding hypothetical protein (encoded by transcript BESB_002180), whose product MVLTREEVSASSTSSNRLRPASAGAPDPFPATRGFQSQEEPTDASFLSDRNAWGRLGADGRESSAECGRTPDSASSAYSHFRREKATNPWNVTGEERTDTSTHPSRAMSQACGSFAGSLRVSGQEMERPGKPQRSAVLPKRNHSRPLVPSAATEPRGDRMAVAPSRRRSPRLEKFGLKRGIDGSGSASPVLGRPAAWANGRAPLSCSAAEPPGRKDTKHVCRGCSRGVCLCCVAAKQRAGGELEKSASIASRGRKQMAPADTKHITNGKGAPERRSSRPLATASRVNRATARLRGEVESGSSEPVARPSEGPAEHAQGSHMGLTVSLSTRHYPKGQGAARADEAQEPPASAPCSRPIFCTPTGGTSRASSTADGRLSLERTTLFCRTPASDCSVFSATPGDRPFASPSSFPSTTAPPPSRPQPTPASATSPGEPPASSVPLFQSRRTTSAIPFGATSMLASLQGTPVTRSPARDPPPLSQWPLRRSSAASAGYENEVSCLSVKRVAASTARNGCRALETSPLPSHEEAEDGSARTTFEAGTPLQCQRGQRRTRSPIHFTSGHFSLASETRVKSGGTRRMIEATGTPDWGGVRHHEGQAAPPPSQNSTQQETEFSGENQEGASFRQAFTGRRVTSHGNQEPTSGGGWRVEQEHQPSDLSCSPRGLGSIHPGLCPESAPLRSLRGSDDPDGTHSRNTERRTRSKRPREPSGRTQAEMPVLLGRLSVRADRGVESSGVSVCVPHADVRGAAAATARSRTDGAASDKAAAADAVCGLADQKQGAERSWCAAAERVDTGEDRRCKQSVGESQEVMPAGEKRECEEGKGSTHMGRQTALRSRHARSSSRISSLHRATYRRENCTESSARVRRQPERQTWRNSDDEENRERQECGPSEGDECEKTRPLRGSALGTQQQPTESEEVRPTQASCAASSPSCNREKGSPTAGRFSERGGGARHNTQPAAVLDSPLLATSSVAGRLSSNVCAYSSLRGNPLESPQSSLRRASSLRRASSPRGGTESSLYLKGRIKEPWMQREASSSQLGGLRSETEFAGKNPVYGQETTAQAVLRCREDSFQLQWSRDWASREPARRDPGTKQGWRFLRDIRTFADDSHSSLLSTNAQRQRTKAEENGRSSFSDRCIQTPITRSISAPGCEPRSPGRSQRNGTDLGDRRPKAEGRRPVISAPDGFARSEAARSAFPTLCLPGRETGRMERGPRPKDRAASERTDAIAGGEQPLSRDMLARSFRRSLRLPSMTSHFGEPTATADRAEPEGPRLPKSARSLSSPSLSDSLSSCTYFSNRVEQPSHCSRASDPGPSSPCRPALPSQRNNQKPSNSISTFSQRASAAPSPAGERLTSVLARADESVGARVSGHALEATGDRRKRIPSAASKCENRLSRPQHYGIRVVSPRSPGSPGSPTSVRQPLSEASSRALCACLRIPRGSSRMSVRRSGGTNRGAGKQGISLSSNNTDETVGCSIDERIGRMEGRHIYHDVETYPSGAREGLASQAGTQADQARKSVEAVILPPHQSRPSFLISPTFSAPLPPRRTPSFDGGRSLAVDAEKEAKATAEGERTREQLNARGTTAYISETCRPKLEAGERRSCSSPSLRTRSACLHISASGIVRWGTVTAGGRDADGRSATKPTLVELTAADSRVLHQIRSATPGAASWTVGAEKRFCGDNALDGSTGGSPSPQASPGPENVDGQQALNPNYQHRPGASSRDSMVDSNSPQEPRGSSRCNVWRLNAREDRGGERRESRMHSSSHVQRDDSNAYDTQSVFPEEQGAISERARGAEIPVSRYHAARRLSTALLHRRAGSTELETECQGSHVVTRSSFDDTSVVRRTVWEVRPGRSVCRCPVQPDATQPASARSSSGAMGGQKSTHCVGASVKLQRGAGAALCVELVPCGLCGGFPEARFVSEYGNAL is encoded by the coding sequence ATGGTGTTGACGCGAGAAGAGGTTTCGGCTTCTTCCACTTCGTCCAACCGACTTCgacccgcgagcgccggagCTCCAGATCCTTTTCCTGCGACCAGGGGTTTTCAAAGCCAGGAGGAACCTACTGacgcttccttcctctcggACAGAAACGCCTGGGGCAGGCTCGGAGCGGACGGACGGGAGTCTTCCGCCGAGTGTGGACGCACACCGGACtcagcgtcttccgcgtATTCTCACTTCCGCCGTGAGAAAGCAACAAACCCTTGGAATGTCaccggagaagagaggactGACACGAGCACGCACCCGAGCCGGGCAATGTCTCAGGCGTGCGGTTCGTTCGCCGGGTCGCTTCGCGTCTCGGGGCAGGAAATGGAGAGGCCGGgaaagccgcagaggagcgcaGTCCTGCCAAAACGAAACCATAGCAGACCGCTGGTGCCTTCCGCTGCTACAGAGCCACGGGGGGACAGGATGGCCGTGGCGCCGTCTCGGCGGAGATCGCCTCGACTTGAGAAATTCGGTTTAAAGAGAGGAAtcgacggcagcggcagtGCTTCGCCAGTGCTCGGACGCCCCGCTGCCTGGGCGAACGGGCGCGCTCCATTGTCTTGCTCCGCCGCTGAGCCTCCTGGACGGAAGGATACAAAACACGTTTGCAGGGGATGCTCACGTGgagtctgtctctgctgtgtAGCAGCAAAACagcgcgccggaggagagCTGGAGAAAAGTGCGTCAATCGCGTCTAGAGGGCGGAAACAAATGGCTCCAGCGGACACAAAGCACATCACAAACGGGAAgggcgcgccagagaggcggagctcTCGACCCTTGGCGACTGCGTCGCGAGTGAACcgtgcgacggcgagacTGAGGGGGGAAGTTGAGTCAGGCAGCAGTGAGCCTGTAGCTAGACCGTCTGAGGGACCAGCAGAACACGCTCAAGGGTCTCACATGGGACTGACGGTCAGCCTGTCCACCAGACACTACCCAAAGGGGCAAGGAGCTGCACGGGCGGATGAGGCACAAGAgcctcctgcgtctgcccCCTGTTCTCGTCCCATTTTCTGCACGCCGACAGGAGGGACGTCGCGGGCTTCATCAACTGCTGACGGCCGGCTAAGCTTGGAACGTACTACGCTTTTCTGTCGAACCCCTGCCTCCGACTGCTCAGTTTTCTCCGCCACGCCAGGCGACCGGCCGTTtgcttcgccctcgtctttTCCGTCCACTACTGCTCCGCCTCCTAGTCGGCCGCAACCGACGCCTGCCTCAGCCACCAGCCccggcgagccgcctgcgtcgagtGTGCCTCTCTTCCAGAGCCGTAGAACCACTTCAGCAATCCCGTTCGGAGCCACCAGCATGCTTGCGAGTTTGCAAGGCACCCCTGTGACCCGCTCTCCTGCCAGAGACCCTCCGCCCCTGTCTCAAtggcctctgcgacgctcctccgctgcgtcagCCGGTTACGAGAACGAGGTTTCCTGCCTCAGTGTGAAACGAGTCGCAGCAAGCACGGCGAGAAATGGCTGCCGCGCGTTGGAAACGAGTCCGTTGCCGTCTCatgaggaggcagaggatgGTTCCGCGCGAACGACTTTTGAGGCAGGAACACCCTTACAGTGCCAGCGAGggcagagacgcacacgTAGTCCGATCCATTTTACTTCAGGCCACTTCTCTCTTGCTTCGGAGACTAGAGTCAAGAGTGGTGGGACCCGAAGAATGATTGAGGCGACTGGCACTCCCGATTGGGGCGGAGTTCGACACCACGAAGGGCAGGCAGCACCTCCGCCCAGCCAAAACAGCACTCAGCAAGAAACTGAATTCTCAGGGGAGAATCAAGAAGGCGCAAGCTTCAGGCAGGCATTCACTGGACGGCGTGTAACTTCGCATGGGAACCAGGAGCCAACGTCCGGAGGAGGATGGAGAGTGGAGCAGGAGCATCAACCGAGCGATCTGTCTTGCTCACCGCGAGGACTAGGCTCCATCCACCCAGGATTGTGTCCCGAGTCCGCACCTCTACGTTCCTTaagaggcagcgacgaccCGGATGGGACACACTCGCGAAATACAGAGCGGCGCACCCGCAGCAAGAGACCAAGGGAACCCTCTGGCCGAACGCAGGCGGAGATGCCAGTCCTGCTCGGTCGTTTATCCGTCAGAGCCGACAGAGGCGTCGAGAGTTCTGGCGTTTCCGTCTGCGTGCCTCACGCTGACGTGAggggagcagcagcggcaacggcgcgcagcagaacggacggcgctgcgagcgacaaagcagctgcagctgatGCCGTCTGCGGACTCGCGGACCAGAAGCAAGGAGCCGAGCGGAGCTggtgcgcagccgcagagcggGTAGACACAGGAGAGGATCGGCGATGCAAGCAGAGTGTCGGCGAATCGCAGGAGGTGATGCCAgccggcgagaagagagagtgTGAGGAGGGCAAGGGCTCGACACACATGGGCCGTCAAACTGCACTGCGTTCAAGGCACGCACGAAGTTCGTCGCGCATTTCGTCTCTACATCGAGCCACATACAGAAGAGAGAACTGCACAGAGTCGTCTGCCCGCGTTCGACGTCAACCTGAAAGGCAGACGTGGCGCAATAGTGACGACGAAGAAAACCGTGAGAGACAGGAATGCGGCCCCAGCGAAGGTGACGAATGTGAAAAGACGCGTCCGTTGCGCGGGAGCGCACTCGGGACACAGCAGCAACCTACGGAGTCAGAGGAGGTGCGGCCGACACAGGCTTCTTGCGCCGCATCTTCTCCCTCGTGCAATCGAGAGAAAGGCTCTCCTACTGCGGGTCGCTTTtcagaaagaggaggcggcgccaggcaTAACACGCAACCGGCTGCAGTGCTGGATTCTCCTTTACTTGCTACTTCTTCGGTTGCAGGTCGCCTGTCGTCAAATGTGTGTGCGTATTCGTCACTGCGTGGAAATCCACTGGAATCGCCTCAAAGCTCCCTTCGGAGAGCCTCGTCCCTTCGGAGAGCGTCGTCCCCTCGGGGCGGAACGGAGTCGTCTCTTTATCTGAAGGGTCGAATCAAGGAACCGTGGATGCAGCGTGAAGCGAGCTCTTCGCAGCTAGGCGGCCTGAGATCCGAGACCGAGTTCGCCGGGAAGAATCCGGTCTACGGACAGGAAACGACTGCGCAGGCAGTCCTGCGTTGCAGAGAGGACTCCTTCCAACTTCAGTGGAGCCGGGACTGGGCGTCGCGTGAACCGGCCAGGCGGGATCCGGGAACGAAACAGGGGTGGCGCTTCCTCAGGGACATCCGCACGTTTGCAGACGATTCTCATTCTTCGCTGCTGTCCACGAATGCACAGCGACAAAggacgaaggcagaggagaacgGAAGGAGCAGTTTTTCGGACCGGTGCATACAGACTCCTATCACGCGTTCGATCTCAGCTCCCGgctgcgagccgcggagccccGGTCGGTCGCAGAGGAACGGCACCGATCTCGGAGACAGGAGACCGAAGGCAGAGGGACGGCGACCCGTGATTTCTGCGCCTGACGGCTTTGCGAGgtcggaggccgcgcgcagtGCGTTTCCCACGCTCTGCCTCCCTGGGAGGGAGACTGGGCGGATGGAGCGAGGGCCTCGCCCGAAAGACagagcagcgagcgagagaacGGACGCCATCGCGGGTGGTGAACAACCCCTCTCGCGGGACATGCTAGCCCGAAGCTTTCGGCGCTCCCTTCGCTTACCGTCGATGACCAGTCACTTCGGCGAGCCTACGGCGACCGCTGACAGAGCAGAGCCGGAGGGACCGCGGTTGCCGAAGTCTGCGAGGTCtctttcctcgccttcgctgtctgATTCCTTGTCCAGCTGCACATATTTCTCCAACCGGGTGGAGCAGCCCTCCCACTGCAGCAGAGCCTCAGACCCAGGCCCTTCCTCTCCGTGTCGTCCCGCGTTGCCGTCGCAACGAAACAACCAGAAACCCAGCAACAGCATCAGCACCTTCTCGCAGCGAGCTTCAGCTGCTCCGTCTCCCGCCGGAGAGCGGCTGACTTCAGTGCTTGCCAGAGCCGACGAATCTGTAGGCGCGAGAGTCAGTGGAcacgcgctggaggcgacaGGCGATCGCCGTAAGCGAATTCCGTCAGCTGCAAGCAAATGCGAAAACCGCCTGTCCAGGCCTCAACATTACGGCATCCGCGTGGTAAGCCCCCGCAGCCCTGGCTCACCGGGTTCCCCAACATCCGTTCGCCAGCCGTTGTCAGAGGCAAGCTCTAGGGCACTGTGTGCGTGTTTGAGGATTCCAAGGGGCAGCTCTCGGATGAGCGTGCGGAGGAGTGGCGGCACAAACAGAGGAGCGGGGAAACAAGGAATTAGTCTGTCGTCCAACAACACGGACGAAACCGTTGGCTGCTCGATTGACGAGCGTATTGGACGCATGGAAGGTCGCCACATTTACCACGATGTCGAGACTTATCCATCAGGTGCCCGGGAGGGGCTTGCATCTCAAGCGGGAACGCAAGCTGACCAAGCGCGAAAAAGCGTGGAGGCCGTCATACTCCCCCCACACCAGTCACGGCCCAGCTTCCTGATTAGTCCCACATTTAGTGCCCCGTTGCCCCCGCGCCGAACTCCTTCGTTCGACGGGGGTCGTAGTCTGGCAGTCGATGCCGAGAAAGAAGCCAAGGCAACAGCTGAGGGTGAAAGGACGCGAGAGCAACTCAACGCACGAGGAACTACGGCCTACATCAGTGAAACTTGCCGGCCGAAGCTGGAGGCGGGAGAGCGGCGGTCGTGCTCCAGCCCCTCTCTTCGGACTCGCTCCGCTTGCCTGCATATTTCTGCATCGGGCATCGTTCGTTGGGGAACCGTCACCGCGGGAGGCCGTGACGCGGACGGCCGGAGTGCGACAAAGCCAACGCTGGTAGAGCTGACTGCAGCAGACAGCAGAGTTCTGCATCAAATCCGAAGCGCCACAcctggcgcggcgtcgtGGACGGTGGGAGCAGAAAAACGCTTTTGTGGAGATAATGCCCTTGACGGCAGCAcgggcggctcgccttcCCCGCAGGCTTCTCCAGGCCCTGAGAATGTCGACGGCCAGCAGGCGCTCAATCCAAACTACCAGCATCGACCTGGGGCTTCCTCCCGAGATTCAATGGTTGACTCAAATTCTCCGCAAGAGCCTCGCGGATCGAGCCGGTGCAATGTGTGGCGGTTgaacgcgagagaggatcgaggcggagagcgccgtGAGTCAAGAATGCACAGTTCAAGCCACGTACAACGAGACGACTCTAACGCATATGATACACAGAGTGTGTTCCCAGAGGAACAAGGTGCCATATCTGAGagagcccgcggcgcagaaaTTCCCGTTTCCCGCTACcacgcggcgcgtcgcttaTCTACGGCCCTCCTACacaggcgcgccggcagcactGAGCTTGAGACAGAGTGCCAAGGCTCACACGTGGTCACGCGCTCTTCCTTTGACGATACTTCTGTCGTGCGCAGAACTGTGTGGGAAGTGCGCCCTGGTCGATCCGTCTGCAGGTGCCCGGTTCAGCCGGACGCAACCCagcccgcctctgcgcgctcctCTTCAGGCGCTATGGGAGGACAGAAATCAACACATTGCGTGGGCGCCTCTGTCAagctgcagcgaggagcGGGCGCAGCGTTGTGCGTGGAGCTCGTGCcgtgcggcctctgcggtgGCTTCCCTGAAGCCCGGTTTGTGAGCGAATACGGAAATGCACTGTGA